The Zingiber officinale cultivar Zhangliang chromosome 10A, Zo_v1.1, whole genome shotgun sequence genome contains a region encoding:
- the LOC122027248 gene encoding F-box protein SKIP2-like, with amino-acid sequence MPDFNSLPVLDWNAFWSPLVRLGGESGGRHRIPSTPPFSPFRLPWMGQSASTQSIKALSCSSSSSGRRARFASGTIGQPAAMTKGELALCEDATGHSARDYTTELPDECLALVFQSLGSADRKQCSLVCKRWLVIDGQNRHRISLDAREGLQDAVLGIFARFDAVAKLALKCERRAESVGDEALALIVARCPNLTRLKLRSCHAITDVGMAAVGKQCAVLRKLSVGSCSFGFKGIEAVVRGCSLLEELSIKRLRGLPPTLCANEAGNEIIGSISLRSICLKELYHGLCFAPLISGSSNLKTLKLIRCSGDWDMLLEDIADEVPGITEIHLEKLQVSDRGLAALCSCVDLEILHIVKTPECTDIGLSAIAERCHLLRKIHIDGWKTNRIGDEGLIAIAKQCPNLQELVLIAVNPTVRSLGHIAINCCNLERLAICGSDTFGDAEITCIASKCMALKKLCIKGCPVSDHGMEALAEGCPKLVKVKVKKCQGVTPEFAGWLTACREGMVAVNLDTAAQTEKPEPSIGESGALENIDQLIDQIGVVDLHSSGSSSRPLPWKARMGFFPGKNFVVSVIRRWSHGSSNSNHT; translated from the coding sequence ATGCCGGATTTCAATAGCTTGCCTGTTCTTGATTGGAATGCTTTTTGGAGTCCGCTTGTTCGTCTCGGTGGAGAGAGCGGCGGAAGACATCGGATCCCATCGACGCCTCCTTTTTCCCCGTTCCGGCTGCCCTGGATGGGCCAATCTGCCTCCACACAATCCATCAAAGCTCTCTCctgttcctcctcctcctcgggtCGCCGTGCGAGGTTTGCATCTGGCACCATCGGCCAGCCGGCTGCGATGACCAAAGGAGAATTGGCCTTGTGCGAGGATGCCACCGGTCATTCCGCGAGGGATTACACAACCGAACTTCCAGACGAATGCCTTGCCCTCGTCTTCCAGTCCCTTGGCTCCGCCGACCGAAAGCAGTGCTCTCTGGTGTGCAAGCGATGGTTAGTGATCGACGGCCAGAATCGACACCGTATTTCCCTCGATGCTCGGGAAGGTCTCCAAGATGCCGTGCTGGGCATCTTCGCACGATTTGACGCCGTCGCTAAGCTTGCGCTCAAATGCGAACGACGCGCCGAGAGTGTCGGCGACGAAGCTCTTGCTCTGATCGTCGCTCGGTGCCCGAATCTCACGCGCCTCAAGCTCCGTTCTTGCCATGCCATTACCGACGTCGGTATGGCTGCCGTCGGCAAGCAATGTGCTGTTCTACGCAAACTCTCTGTCGGGTCTTGTAGCTTCGGTTTCAAGGGCATTGAGGCCGTCGTCCGTGGCTGTTCGCTTCTAGAGGAGCTCTCCATCAAGAGGCTGCGTGGCCTGCCTCCCACCCTCTGCGCTAACGAGGCTGGCAACGAAATCATTGGGTCTATCTCCCTCCGATCTATCTGTCTGAAAGAACTATACCATGGTCTGTGCTTTGCGCCGCTCATCTCCGGATCCTCCAACCTCAAAACCCTCAAGTTAATCAGGTGTTCCGGTGACTGGGACATGCTTCTAGAGGATATAGCAGATGAAGTCCCTGGGATAACTGAGATCCACCTCGAGAAGCTTCAGGTCAGTGATCGCGGCCTTGCTGCTCTCTGTTCTTGTGTCGATCTCGAGATCCTTCATATTGTAAAGACCCCGGAGTGCACTGACATCGGCCTCTCCGCCATCGCTGAACGCTGTCACCTCCTCCGTAAGATCCATATTGATGGGTGGAAGACCAATAGGATCGGCGATGAGGGCCTCATAGCTATTGCAAAACAGTGTCCTAACCTTCAGGAGCTGGTACTTATTGCTGTAAATCCAACTGTACGAAGCTTAGGGCATATAGCGATTAACTGCTGTAACTTGGAGCGCCTTGCCATCTGTGGCAGCGATACCTTTGGGGATGCCGAAATTACTTGTATTGCCTCCAAATGCATGGCTTTGAAGAAGCTTTGCATCAAGGGATGCCCAGTATCTGATCATGGAATGGAGGCCCTTGCCGAAGGTTGTCCAAAGTTGGTTAAAGTCAAAGTAAAGAAGTGTCAAGGGGTGACACCAGAATTTGCAGGTTGGCTGACAGCATGTAGGGAAGGGATGGTGGCAGTCAATTTGGACACAGCTGCACAAACTGAGAAGCCAGAACCTAGCATTGGTGAGAGTGGGGCGCTTGAAAACATTGACCAGTTGATCGATCAAATTGGGGTTGTTGATCTTCACTCATCAGGCAGTAGTTCTAGGCCATTGCCATGGAAGGCACGAATGGGATTTTTCCCTGGTAAGAACTTTGTAGTATCTGTTATCCGGAGATGGTCTCATGGGAGTAGTAACTCCAATCATacatga